The genomic window GACCAAAACAGTTCCCCAGACTGACCTAattctgcctgaccgaaacagctccccagaccgacctaagtctgcctgaccgaaacagctccccagaccgacctaagtctgcctgaccaaaacagctccccagaccgacctaggtctgcctgaccgaaacagctccccagaccgacctaagtctgcctgaccgaaacagctccccagaccgacctaagtctgcctgaccgaaacagctccccagaccgacctaagtctgcctgaccgaaacagttcCCCGACTGACCTAATTGTGCCTGACCAAAACAGTTCCCCAGACTGACCTAattctgcctgaccgaaacagctccccagaccgacctaagtctgcctgaccgaaacagctccccagacggacctaagtctgcctgaccgaaacagttcCCCGACTGACCTAATTGTGCCTGAccaaaacagctccccagaccgacctaagtctgcgtGAAATTGCAGGAAAATTCTCCTTATCTGGAGGGCAAGGATTTCAGAAGTGTTCCTGCCAACAGTCCaatgtaacacaaaaaaaaagatcaattAACTTGATGATTTATTAATTGCACTTGTTAAAAATGATTAGCTTAGCTACCTGTTTCCTTTGTTATTTAGTTTCGAATAAATAATTTTCGTTTCAATGACTATTGTCGTGTTACTTAATAAATATATAGCCTAATTCATTTAAGTGCTGCCCCCCTAGGCACAGGACCTTGAGCGCCCATGGAGGACAAGCGCTGGTCAGGTAAGAATGTGGAGACCTGTTGGTGGACTATGATGCCTCCTGTGGCGGTATTATAGAATGACACCCTAGTTATCTGTAATGATATTTAGTGATAGCTGTTATTGCTCTGTGATGGATTCTACACAATGAGGAGCTCATTACATtgttacagctttaggctatgttcacacactgttacgTTGTAGTCAGTAAGGGTTagctccccctgatagctggtctGATTGATtacgttctccatcatgtggacggcCAGATGTGTGTGGGTCACTTTCTTgtagaagagatggcaccaggatgcactatgataaaaaaaaatatatattttttttctatggtaCATTACAATAGGTAAGCCACCCCACTAAGGCTAGGGTCACCTTTGTGTCATAGACTCTGGTTGGCTCCTCCATCGTAGATTCCATTcagcagcaaagaaaaaaaaaaggcagggcaGCCTGCTGCATGACGCACACCAACCACCAATGGAGGCCAATTTGactttaaggctacaaacacacttgccggatccgcagcaagAATTCGCagtggatcccggccctgtgcactcaatggcagacaaacttgcagcagggatgtacccCGTTAActcgcagcctgccccgttaacccccaggccgccggagactatacatcaccgggtccccgttccggcttgcttcggggctcccggtgtcttcacatcccgctcagccaatcagtgagctgcggcggggcagcgcactgattggacgagcgggacgtgccgaaaaccccctgaagcaagccggagcagggaccaggtgatgtatagtctccggcaactgggggggttaacagggcgggctgcggacaaacttgcagcagggatgtatatccctgctgcaagtttgtccgccattgagtgcacagggccgggatccgcagcgagatctggcaagtgtgtttgtagcctaatgGACTCCATTGAGTTTCTGTCCGGCTTTCACCATTTCACTGGattataacaacaacaacaaaaaccctGTGTGCTACATATTTGTGGCCAGTTACTTAGATGGATTCTGTGACATATGTGAACCTTCCCCTACTAGCCCAAAAGCAGTGTACTCATATAATACAGTCATACAGCTCCATACAATGTGAGAGGCTATAGTCAGGATATGCTGTTTAACTAAGTAAACACAGATAATGGTATAGTTTATAATTCGGGTTGTCACAGAGATAAGGGGATATTATAACTATATTATGTGGGCACAGAAGGTATTATAACTACATGTGGGCACAGGAGGTATTATAACTACGTGTGGGCACAGGAGGTATTAtaagtatatgtgggcacaggggatattataactgtatggggcacaaccaagggcggtcttggcatttctggggccccaagcaaagtcatgtctggggcccccccatgccccccccccccccagtagtcctcttataaccctcctaccaccatacagagattacatatcacctcaaaactgctctgaacaaaacaggaagatattaccaatgatgccataacataatactgccacaccatgacccctatcactacagaccctttaacagagtgcagttacatccagtgacttacaggaggcgtcttctctgatcagcgtcttttacttttttttctttctctctccatccagcctgggccaccttgaagtcttctcccggctggtaatcttccctccagaatctgtcagagaaatattttaggctccaacacatccagtagttaggtcccctctacgtctatatagtagttacgcccctctgtgcccccacagattaaaggtgtccctgtgcccccacttaataattaggcatgttctgtgccccagtatagtagtgaggcatataggcacttctgtgcagtcccaatgtaattaagaccgctgtgtgctgcccccagttatatagaccccttgtgcgctgccgacagtagtaaataccacttgtgtgctgcccccagtagtatatacctcttgtgtgctgtccccagtggtatatagaccccctctgtgtgctcccgcagttatatatagacctgtgtgatcccccagttatacatagcccccctgtgtgctcccccagtatactatatagaccccctgtgtgcttctcccagtcgtatataccccgtgtgctccccccagttgtatataccccccgtgtgctgcccccagttgtatataccccgtgtgctgcccccagtttaatataccccctgtgtgctcccccacttgtatatagcctccctgtgagctcccccacttgtatatagcccccctgtgtgctcccccttatatagcccccctgtgaactcccccacttgtatatagccccctgtgtgcacccgtttatatagcccccctgtgcgctccccccgtttatatagcccccttgcactcccccacttatatagagcccccctgtgtgctctcctgtgtatatagtccccctgtgcgctcccccgtttatatagccctcctgtgcgctcccccacttgtatatagcccccctgtgcgctccccccatttatatagcccccctgtgcgctccccccattttatagcccccctgtgcgctcccccgtttatatagcccccctgtgcgctccccctgtttatatagcccccctgtgcgctcccccgtttatatagcccccctgtgcgctccccccctttatatagcccccctgtgcgctccccccgtttatatagcccccctgtgcgctccccccatttatatagccccctgtgtgctccccccgtttatatagcccccctgtgcgctccccccgtttatatagccccctgtgtgctccccccgtttatatagcccccctgtgcgctcctcccgtttatatagcccccctgtgcgctcctcccgtttatatagccccctgtgcgctccccccgtttatatagccccctgtgcgctccccccgtttatatagccccctgtgcgctcccccgtttatatagcccccctgtgcgctcctcccgttttatataggccccctatatataacacacaaaatataacacacacatatataacacacaaaaaactcacctgggtccggcgtctcctcttctcgtctcttccctcttgtggccgcgggaagtgtttcccctgcggtcacataaggccgctctcccgttgtcatggcaccggcgctccagtgacgcctcgagcgccggcaccagagacacagagcagcctcttgtgaccgcagggaaaacacttcctgcggccacaagagtaactgacagggagggagccaatggctcctgccctgtcagtgccgctgctgcctgtaactatgtgcgctcgttacgagctaTTTTAACTATATGGGGCAGAGGGGATAtaagtatatgtgggcacaggagctattataactgtatggggcagaggggatataagtatatgtgggcacaggagctattataactgtatggggcagaggggatataagtatatgtgggcacaggagctattataactgtatggggcagaggggatataagtatatgtgggcacaggagctattataactgtatggggcagaggggatataagtatatgtgggcacagggcatattataactatatgggggcacagcatggacaTTATAggtatttgtgggcacagggcatattataactatatgggggcacagcatggacaTTATAggtatttgtgggcacagggaatattataactatatgggggcacagcatggacaTTATAggtatttgtgggcacagggaatattataactatatgggggcagtctctctggatgcaaccaggaataggcaATCTTCAATATAACTAAGCAGaggggtgatgctgcaataggccgtggtgTGACAGAATTACTTGGAGTGAGAGGAATCTTAACGGAGAATGAGGGTAGTAGTTCCCTGAGGATGATGCTGGGCGGAATAGACTGaatagaatacttgctgttgatgatgatgagagaAGTAGTGACTTGAGAATGGCACCCAGATCTTGGATGACTGAAGAATCTTGAACTTGAGACTGGTCAGGAGTGGACCGGAATCTGTCTCTGGAACAGGGGAGCAGATCACCCTGAGTTGCGGCCTTGTTTGGAAGCAGCGGAGAACGTTCTCTCTCCTGAAGGTGAAGGAGAGAACAACACGACCTCCTCTCTTGAAGGTAGAGAGAAGACCACTCTGACAAGACCTTCTCTCTTGAAGGTAGAGAGAAGACCACTCTGACAAGACCTTCTCTCACTCTGACAAGACCTTCTCTCTTGAAAGGAGAGAAGACAActgaggtagagaggaagtgactaactgaccccagccaaaagctcgacggctattggggttactatgacagccggggaagtcacatgacactggccagttgcatcatcacaccaataGAATACAGGCAaaatgaatatgcataggaataccagacttgaacactggggggtgacATAATACAACCCGTTTGCAGTGGTCATTACCACCAGCACAGATACCAGTGAAATACtgatatacacagatatatatggATATGGAGAAATcttctgtactgggacactgcatgtgtgtgtgtgtgtggggggggggggctttacaggattcatggggcccgatACTGTTTCCTGCTATGGGGCCTCATAAATCCTAGCTATATCCCTGGCTGttagtcaatggaagtttatggaaTGCCATCCTTACTAGGTGTTTTTGTTTGTGGcgtttttttctcctctctggcattttttttcctgcaaactGTGGTGTTTCTCTTCCATAGACATCAGCGGAATTTCTTCTGTTCATCTAAAAAATGCCAGTGCTTATGTGTATGGCGTTTGTTTGCTTCTTTTGCCTGGTAACTATGTCATGTGATACCTGAAAAAAAGGAACTTCTGCCATCTTGCTACTCTCAAGATACATGTGCGAATGAGGCTGcaatcacacatggcagtttttttttggaaaaccgccactgcagtttttgtgaaatgtcaattctttctgcggatagcggaatcagccagcccatagaatggtgtctatggagccggcggaaaggcgcgcggccgtgagcgcggacagacagcgggattcCACAgacattatccacgagaattccgtagtctgaacccacccttagggtgcgttcagaaTACGGAATTCTCACAGATAAATTCACACAACGGAATTCTGTTGCCTGTACACGCTCATGcccgcgcgcctctccgcccatgccatagacaccattctatgcacgggtgtattccgccgaaagaattgacacgtcaattctttctgcGGGTagcagaatcagccggcccatagaatggtgtctatggagccggcagaaaggcgcagCCGTAAGCGGCTACGAGCTACGGAATTGCACAGAATTTATCCACGACAATCCGTAGTCTGAACACACCCTAACAGGGTAATGCAGCTACAACTTCTATTCAGGTGTTACTACTATTCAGCATACAGAGCTGGTAAGCAATAATAgtttaagggcccatttacacagaaagattatctgccaaagatttgaagccaaagttagaaacagactataaacagagatcaggtcataaaggaaaacctgagatttctcctctttcaaatccattcctggcttaggcttcaaatctttggcagataatctttctgtgtaaatggacccttatcctGGAAACCCTAAAGAGGTTAACTGAATGGGTGTGACCACAACCCACAACTCTGCTGAGTATTTAGGATCAATCAGTTTCCTTTCCTTCTTCCGTCAGCCATGGCGTCTGCTATTCTGAGAGACGAGCTGCGCTGCGCCATCTGTTTATCTGTATTTAAGGACCCTGTAATGCTGAGATGTGGCCACAACTTCTGCCGGGTCTGTATTGGTCGTGTGCTGGATACACAGGACGGGTCtggagtttattcctgtcctgaatgCAGAAAAAGGTTTCAGCAGCGGCCTGCACCAATAAGGAACATAAATCTCCATAATGTAGCAGAACGTTTCCTGGTTACTCAGCCAGAACAAGCGGAGATCACCGGGATCTGCTGCACTTACTGTGTGGACTCTGCTGTACCTGCTGTGAGATCCTGTCTGCActgtgaggcttctctgtgtgataaacacctgagagctcacagcaagtcaccagaacacgtcttatctgagcccagcacttccctggagaagaggaaatgttctgtccataagaagatgctggaatattactgcactgaggactctgcttgtatctgtgtgtcctgcagtttGGCCGGAGAACATCAGGGACATCGGGTGGAGATGCTGGATGAGGCCTCtgagatgaagaagaagaaactgagaAATATTCACCAAAAACTTATGAATAAGAGAGAGGAGACTGAGGAAAGAGTCCAGAGTGTGGAGGAGCACAGAAGAAAAGCTCAAGAAAAAGCAGCTGGAGAAGCTGAGAGAGTCACTGCCCTGTTTACAGACATCAGGAGACGGCTGGACGACCTGGAGAAGAGGGTCCTGAGCGAGATCTCCAGGCAGGAAAAGGAAGAGTCACTGTCACTGTCTGCTCTGATCCGACagctggaaataaagaaggacgagctgtccaggaagatgagacacattgaggagctgtgtaacatggcggatccactgactgtcttacaggaaccagacacaggtgacttgtgtgatcctgaggaggggggaggtgatgaggacacagggggacatgatagaCAGCCCCATGATGTAGATGATCTGGATGTGGCTGTGATCTCAGACACATTCCGCACATTATGTGACATAATATCTGGTATAAGGATCTATGGGGAGGTTCCTGCATACATATTACTGGACGTGAACACAGCTCATAATAATCTCCTTATATCAGACGACCTGAAAACTGTAACCAGGACACTAGAGAAGCAGAATCGtccagaaacagcagagagattccagtattatactcaggtgatgagcagcaggagattctcctcagggcgacattactgggatgtggagatCAGTAGATCAGTATATTGGAGGGTGGGgatgtgttatcccagtatagACAGGAGGGGAGATCAGTCACTCACTGGAAATAATAACAAGTCCTGGTGTATGAGAAGGAGGTATAATGAGTATTCAGTGATACATGACCGGGAAGTGATCTGGTTACCTGACAATATCTCCAGTGATAGAGTCAGGATATAtctggattatgaggccgggcagctgtccttttatgagctgtgtgaccccatcaaacacttacacaccttcaccaccaccttcaccgagccccttcATGCTGTGTTATGTGTAGCAAAGGGTTTTATTAAAGTAGTTAAATGAAGGAGCAGCATCTGCTAGGTAAAACCTATAATTACATAAGAAATGTGaccagtgacatcacagagagcgccatctagtggatgGATAGGATAACAGGACAGGTCAGGTTATAACTGAGCTCTCTCTGTGCTGCACCTGATAACATTATTGTTTCTCTCCTCCTGCTGTCATGGCAGAAGTTGTATAGAGTTGAAGTACATTGTAAGTGTTAGTTTTGTTTGTGCATTTTTTAGATTGTAATTTGGCATGTATTTAAAaccataaatgtaaaaaaaaagtccaatatTGAAATAGAAGTCTTTTTGGGTTATAATTTTTTGGTAAAGTCACTGTATCTGTACCAGTAATTCCTAGTGTTCAGTAGCTGATATAACAATCTATgtataataaagatattttcctgtatattatcGCTGTTCTGTCTCATTGTGTCAGTGATCTTACAATATTCTACATcttaaacattggtggcagcagagaagcgGTCAGGTTAAAAAGAGAATGGGggtcatttaaacttttattggggaacgGGCTTGGTCATACTTTAAAAACGTTTCACACCTTTTTTTTaatgtccccctaggggacttttacatgtagTCCTTAGATTGCAtttactggtcaatgctatgccattgcatagcattgatgagtgttatctgtgatcatcaCGTAGAGCCTGCCTATGGCAGACTCTATTAGATGGCCAAGCTGACTGCATGgaggtaggtaagtgacctccggtaGTCAGTTTAAATTATCATGACTGTGGAGATCAACATCAGACAGTGACAGGTGCTCGCTCCTGTCACCGTTAATTAAATGACACTGcgttgaaagggttaaaggggttatccaatgttagaaaaccatggccacttacttccagcgacgacacaactcttgtctccagttcaagtttGCTTTGGAATTAAGCCCtatccacttcaatggaacagagctgcaaaacctacacccaaacaggagacaagagcggtATTGTCTCTGtaaaaagtggccatgcttttctaactctggataacccctttaatggtgggcAGCCAAGCATTCGCTGTGAGCAGCCGGTCCTCATCCTCCATGAagtgagcttgcttcatagatcCCCTGAAGGTAATGGCATAAGTATATGCCATGGGTCGTTTAGacacagacttccatggcatacatttatgtccatagtcgttaaagggttaaaccaagCTAGAATGTTTTAACAATTGACAACAATTTTAACCACAGTTACCACACTATGAACTATGTTCTGGATAAGCTCGCTTACTCACTCTATTACATGGTACAATAATCATGGAgcaagagctgtatatatattgttagcgatgtccgtgcagcccttgcttgaagtgtaaaaataataaacattatacatacCTCTCTATGCCTTGAGTGTCCTTCTTGCCTCTGCCCACTCCCCGCAGCTGCAACTTCTGAGCCCGTCTCTAAATTGACAGATCGCACAGCTAATCGCTGGCCTTggggctgtcccgtctcagccagtgattggctgagaggcctgtcactacagaaacctgctcagaagttccagcggtGGCTGAGGGCAGAAGCAAGAAGAGCACCGGACGCGAGCAGAGGtatgaattactttttttttacacattcatcagcc from Dendropsophus ebraccatus isolate aDenEbr1 chromosome 1, aDenEbr1.pat, whole genome shotgun sequence includes these protein-coding regions:
- the LOC138789103 gene encoding E3 ubiquitin/ISG15 ligase TRIM25-like; this translates as MASAILRDELRCAICLSVFKDPVMLRCGHNFCRVCIGRVLDTQDGSGVYSCPECRKRFQQRPAPIRNINLHNVAERFLVTQPEQAEITGICCTYCVDSAVPAVRSCLHCEASLCDKHLRAHSKSPEHVLSEPSTSLEKRKCSVHKKMLEYYCTEDSACICVSCSLAGEHQGHRVEMLDEASEMKKKKLRNIHQKLMNKREETEERVQSVEEHRRKAQEKAAGEAERVTALFTDIRRRLDDLEKRVLSEISRQEKEESLSLSALIRQLEIKKDELSRKMRHIEELCNMADPLTVLQEPDTGDLCDPEEGGGDEDTGGHDRQPHDVDDLDVAVISDTFRTLCDIISGIRIYGEVPAYILLDVNTAHNNLLISDDLKTVTRTLEKQNRPETAERFQYYTQVMSSRRFSSGRHYWDVEISRSVYWRVGMCYPSIDRRGDQSLTGNNNKSWCMRRRYNEYSVIHDREVIWLPDNISSDRVRIYLDYEAGQLSFYELCDPIKHLHTFTTTFTEPLHAVLCVAKGFIKVVK